From a single Lentisphaera profundi genomic region:
- a CDS encoding LamG-like jellyroll fold domain-containing protein, protein MDKRDKLIASYCDGLISDKESIELEQILADSADARQKLIEYINIDAGLKEIADAENDIIAFPQSKVKKKANKWIYAAAALFIINLALVFQPSENQEVLLEENNIPELTEEKTLDFKHNAVAKITKMINVDFGKDIQKTKALNPGLITLKSGILQIEFFSGATMVLEGPAEINVKSAMEVACLSGKMHVKVPETAQGFIVDTGNMQVHDLGTEFAIDMNSPSPEVHVLDGEVEIHHDNKKLKTLLKDDSISWDNQNQLLSEIASRDDFISYRQIGNLKEDHFQARQAEWQSHIEELKNRNDLVLLYDFRKENDWQRSLQNQASHGEMEGAIIGAQWSEGRWKGKSSLDFKSINDRIRLHIPGQYDAMTMTCWVKIDSFDRWLSSLLLTDGFKAGALHWQLSDSGEMILGAKHSANRSGNYYDSAYNVFSPQVIKLDAMGEWAHLAMVYDSKNQAIRQYLNGALIDSGEIIKSQTIKLGNSEIANWSNNPKNNKDIRSFNGRMDEFIIFSSALASEEIKNLYESGKP, encoded by the coding sequence ATGGATAAACGCGACAAACTTATTGCCTCCTACTGCGATGGCCTCATCAGCGATAAAGAATCCATTGAACTCGAGCAAATTCTTGCGGATTCCGCAGACGCTCGCCAAAAACTGATCGAGTATATAAATATTGATGCAGGCTTAAAAGAGATTGCCGATGCTGAAAATGATATCATTGCTTTTCCCCAATCAAAAGTAAAGAAGAAAGCCAATAAATGGATCTATGCTGCAGCAGCGCTTTTTATCATTAATCTTGCGCTCGTATTTCAGCCTAGCGAAAATCAAGAAGTACTTCTTGAAGAAAATAATATTCCTGAGTTAACGGAAGAAAAAACTCTTGACTTTAAACATAATGCTGTGGCTAAAATCACCAAGATGATCAATGTTGATTTTGGCAAGGATATTCAGAAAACTAAAGCCCTTAATCCTGGCTTGATAACACTCAAATCCGGTATTCTCCAAATCGAATTTTTCTCGGGTGCTACCATGGTTTTAGAAGGCCCCGCAGAAATCAATGTCAAGAGTGCCATGGAAGTTGCCTGCCTCTCGGGAAAAATGCACGTTAAAGTCCCTGAGACCGCTCAAGGCTTTATCGTAGACACGGGAAATATGCAAGTCCACGACCTCGGTACTGAATTTGCTATTGATATGAATAGCCCTTCCCCCGAAGTCCATGTTCTTGATGGCGAAGTTGAAATCCATCATGACAACAAAAAACTCAAAACTCTACTGAAAGACGACTCTATTTCTTGGGATAATCAGAATCAATTACTTTCGGAAATCGCATCACGTGATGACTTCATCTCCTACCGCCAAATTGGTAATTTAAAAGAAGATCATTTTCAAGCTCGCCAAGCTGAGTGGCAAAGCCATATAGAAGAACTCAAGAATCGCAATGACTTGGTCTTGCTCTATGATTTCCGCAAAGAAAATGATTGGCAACGAAGCCTACAAAACCAAGCTAGCCATGGAGAAATGGAAGGCGCTATCATTGGTGCTCAATGGTCTGAGGGACGCTGGAAAGGTAAATCATCACTCGATTTCAAATCCATTAACGATCGCATTCGCCTTCATATTCCTGGCCAATACGACGCTATGACCATGACTTGCTGGGTCAAAATAGATAGTTTTGATCGTTGGCTCAGTTCGCTCTTACTCACTGACGGATTCAAGGCGGGGGCACTGCATTGGCAATTGAGTGATTCTGGAGAAATGATCCTTGGTGCCAAACATTCAGCAAACCGCTCTGGCAACTATTATGATTCTGCTTACAACGTTTTTTCACCACAAGTCATAAAACTGGATGCCATGGGCGAATGGGCTCACTTAGCGATGGTTTATGATTCGAAGAATCAAGCAATACGTCAGTACCTCAATGGAGCATTAATTGACTCCGGTGAAATCATCAAATCCCAAACAATAAAATTGGGCAATAGCGAGATCGCTAACTGGAGTAATAATCCAAAGAACAATAAAGACATACGTAGCTTTAATGGACGCATGGATGAATTTATTATTTTTTCCTCCGCCCTCGCTTCAGAAGAAATTAAAAATCTCTACGAAAGTGGTAAACCTTAA
- a CDS encoding sigma-70 family RNA polymerase sigma factor, which produces MTDKDNYGLFIAEYGKALPALRAFLRQLLPTWFDVDEVIQETSMVLWKKFDQFEPGSSFSAWASMVARFEVLKYRRKKSRDRHVFSDATLELLAEECLNMEDQLSEQRLSLKTCVAKLEQKQQDLLIQSYSRDLSIKELAENEGRSPGSLYKVLDRLRIKLMQCVKENGAPSHG; this is translated from the coding sequence ATGACTGATAAAGATAATTATGGATTATTTATTGCTGAGTACGGCAAAGCATTGCCCGCTTTGCGCGCCTTCTTGCGTCAACTTTTGCCCACTTGGTTTGATGTCGATGAAGTCATTCAAGAAACTAGTATGGTGCTTTGGAAGAAATTTGATCAGTTTGAGCCTGGCAGCAGTTTCTCAGCTTGGGCCAGTATGGTCGCACGCTTTGAAGTCCTAAAATATCGTCGTAAAAAAAGTCGTGATCGCCACGTCTTCTCCGATGCAACTCTAGAGCTACTTGCAGAAGAATGTTTAAACATGGAAGATCAACTCAGCGAACAACGCCTCTCCCTTAAAACTTGTGTGGCTAAACTTGAACAAAAGCAGCAGGATTTACTCATCCAGTCTTACTCTCGAGACCTTAGTATCAAAGAACTCGCCGAGAATGAAGGGCGCTCACCGGGATCTCTTTACAAAGTGCTTGACCGCCTTCGTATTAAGCTGATGCAATGCGTCAAAGAAAATGGAGCTCCTAGTCATGGATAA
- a CDS encoding cupin domain-containing protein — protein MNSRALELIKKLELSEHPEGGFFKETCRSDLNVFSPTAESERSAVTEIYFLLCKGQVSRFHKVLHDEFWHFFEGAPLRLIDGDMESFEEVILDPANCQYQHCIRGGRWQAAESTGDYTLVGCTVAPGFDFADFSFLSEDESEIIQNDFAQYARFI, from the coding sequence GTGAATTCACGAGCATTAGAATTAATCAAGAAGCTAGAATTAAGCGAGCACCCCGAGGGGGGCTTTTTTAAAGAGACCTGCCGGTCGGACCTAAATGTGTTTTCTCCCACTGCAGAATCCGAAAGATCTGCAGTGACTGAGATTTACTTTCTTTTATGCAAAGGACAAGTCAGTCGCTTTCACAAAGTTCTTCACGATGAGTTTTGGCATTTCTTCGAGGGCGCCCCCTTGCGACTGATTGATGGTGATATGGAAAGTTTTGAAGAAGTTATTTTAGATCCAGCAAACTGTCAGTATCAGCATTGTATCCGCGGTGGACGTTGGCAAGCAGCGGAAAGCACCGGAGATTACACTCTTGTAGGCTGTACAGTAGCACCCGGCTTCGATTTTGCCGACTTTTCCTTTTTATCGGAAGACGAATCCGAAATAATACAGAATGATTTTGCGCAATACGCAAGATTTATTTAA
- a CDS encoding asparagine synthetase B family protein: MKPMISHSQISIQGDISLTCELPQAFCNHEEKYILDLYSQHQEDCVKNFYGDFSFLIHNQKTNEYFGARDHLGIIPFFYSFQNGKVFYSTKLKNLVKHPEFTAQINDNWVIRYLNGWEEEQHETAYENIFRLPPAHILTVNNGQLKISPYWEMTKPETIDISREEACRIFREKLTLAVKQRLPKDGTPLACELTGGVDSSSITAIASQIGAPIQAFTHAAESGDDERHLVNNFLKMHSKISHQLITKKGANVADDCRWVTKVLAQPPRAGVNEYARQLMQAAGKTGAEIIFSGFGGDEGVSQRATSCAHAEFIQNRQWAHLYREAKNYRPKLWPYTFCHIIYKYFFKSKPTFFDSSGDQEFLKPGFRLAPQKQGLGLPRKSTYEYTKYLLPNRTHTAQRFEESYQLAAEFGLQYRYPLMDIHLIDFFNSLPTHCKIYLNQNRYLFRNESMADLTPASIRYNYDKGIGGSIIPGLQEIWDTLENERNKDFNFPFIDQDYLKKAREDDKLFIPAYSLIACEELYKSSAKKNITKRKDF; this comes from the coding sequence ATGAAACCCATGATTTCTCACTCCCAAATCAGCATCCAAGGCGATATCAGTTTAACCTGCGAACTCCCTCAGGCCTTCTGCAATCACGAAGAAAAATACATTTTAGACTTATACTCGCAGCATCAAGAAGACTGTGTCAAAAATTTCTATGGCGATTTCTCTTTTCTCATTCATAATCAAAAAACCAATGAGTACTTTGGCGCCCGTGATCATTTGGGGATTATCCCCTTTTTCTACAGCTTTCAAAATGGCAAAGTTTTCTATTCCACAAAACTCAAAAATTTAGTTAAGCACCCAGAATTCACTGCTCAAATCAATGATAATTGGGTCATACGCTATTTAAATGGTTGGGAAGAAGAGCAACACGAAACCGCTTATGAAAATATTTTTCGTTTGCCTCCTGCTCACATTTTGACAGTCAACAATGGTCAGCTAAAAATCAGCCCCTATTGGGAAATGACTAAACCAGAAACCATTGATATCTCACGAGAAGAGGCTTGTCGGATTTTTAGAGAAAAACTGACTCTCGCCGTTAAACAAAGACTTCCCAAAGATGGTACACCTCTAGCCTGTGAACTTACCGGCGGAGTTGACTCAAGCTCCATAACAGCAATCGCTTCACAAATAGGCGCACCCATTCAGGCTTTTACACATGCTGCGGAGAGTGGAGATGACGAGCGCCATTTAGTAAATAATTTCTTGAAGATGCACTCCAAGATAAGCCATCAACTAATCACAAAGAAAGGCGCTAATGTAGCCGATGACTGTCGCTGGGTCACGAAAGTACTTGCCCAGCCTCCCCGTGCAGGGGTTAATGAATACGCTCGCCAACTGATGCAAGCGGCAGGAAAGACAGGAGCTGAAATCATTTTCTCTGGCTTTGGTGGCGACGAAGGCGTCAGCCAACGCGCTACAAGCTGTGCGCATGCAGAATTTATCCAAAACCGTCAATGGGCCCACCTCTACCGCGAAGCCAAAAACTATCGCCCTAAGCTCTGGCCTTATACTTTCTGTCATATTATTTATAAATACTTCTTTAAGAGCAAGCCTACCTTCTTCGATAGTTCAGGCGACCAAGAATTCCTTAAACCAGGATTTCGCCTAGCTCCCCAAAAACAGGGTCTAGGCCTGCCCAGAAAAAGTACTTACGAATACACCAAATACTTGCTCCCTAACCGCACCCATACCGCTCAGCGCTTTGAAGAGTCTTATCAATTAGCTGCTGAATTCGGCCTGCAATACCGCTATCCGCTGATGGATATTCATCTTATAGATTTTTTTAATTCATTACCCACTCATTGCAAAATCTATCTCAACCAAAATCGCTACCTCTTTCGTAATGAATCCATGGCCGACCTTACTCCGGCGTCAATACGTTATAATTATGACAAGGGTATTGGTGGCAGTATCATCCCCGGACTCCAGGAAATTTGGGATACACTCGAAAATGAACGAAACAAAGACTTTAACTTCCCTTTCATAGATCAGGACTACCTCAAAAAAGCTCGTGAAGATGACAAGCTTTTCATCCCCGCATATTCACTTATTGCCTGTGAAGAACTCTATAAATCATCGGCAAAAAAAAACATAACTAAGCGCAAGGATTTTTAA
- a CDS encoding YkgJ family cysteine cluster protein, which produces MAIPENKEQELCKNCGFCCDGTLFTRAVSFKDEILLPKMETEIIDDSYWFKQPCSYFDQSCTVYEQKRPDICGDFKCRLLKKFTKGQIDFDELETLIHQLKVQKTRLYKLIPDVNPNDRLQDAFNSFLEKNKTPLESKAFKIKHSQLLLEWALYQERLSSFHQ; this is translated from the coding sequence ATGGCTATACCTGAAAACAAAGAACAAGAACTCTGCAAAAATTGTGGTTTTTGTTGCGATGGCACCCTATTTACAAGAGCAGTCTCTTTCAAAGATGAAATCTTACTCCCCAAAATGGAAACTGAGATCATCGATGACTCTTATTGGTTCAAGCAACCCTGTAGCTATTTTGATCAAAGCTGTACTGTTTACGAACAAAAACGCCCCGATATCTGTGGCGACTTTAAATGCCGCTTACTAAAAAAATTCACCAAAGGCCAGATTGACTTTGATGAGCTCGAAACATTAATTCATCAGCTCAAAGTACAAAAAACTCGACTGTATAAACTGATTCCCGACGTCAATCCTAATGACCGACTTCAGGATGCCTTCAATTCATTTCTTGAAAAGAATAAAACTCCGCTAGAATCAAAAGCTTTTAAAATTAAGCATAGCCAATTATTATTAGAATGGGCACTGTATCAAGAACGACTTAGTTCATTTCACCAATGA
- a CDS encoding lasso peptide biosynthesis PqqD family chaperone, whose amino-acid sequence MKLTTDTILARNPEIISSKIDDEIVMMSIEEGKYFGLDPIGSIIWELLEEPASLGQLVPLLLEQFDVPKDQCEKDCMSFILDMLEKKTLITQ is encoded by the coding sequence ATGAAATTGACTACTGATACAATCCTGGCTCGAAATCCGGAAATCATCTCAAGTAAAATTGACGATGAAATTGTGATGATGAGCATAGAAGAAGGCAAATATTTTGGACTTGACCCCATAGGATCCATCATTTGGGAACTGCTCGAAGAACCCGCTTCCTTAGGTCAACTAGTACCCCTGCTTCTTGAGCAGTTTGATGTACCAAAAGATCAATGTGAAAAAGATTGCATGAGCTTTATCCTCGATATGCTCGAGAAAAAAACTTTGATCACACAATAG
- a CDS encoding 2OG-Fe(II) oxygenase codes for MDKGVRDSECLYGKSLGGIKEVFLEKICDSYESVENFFGSKASSLSPKEIELNVYHKGVGFKRHTDKGKAEGDIGSREITYLYYFYNEPKAFEGGDLVLFDTNRKTGACGDEFTRIAIKNNMLLFFPSDCWNQVTQLKSEGADFYSGRFTLNGWMHSKP; via the coding sequence GTGGATAAGGGAGTTCGCGATTCCGAGTGTCTTTATGGGAAATCTTTGGGTGGGATAAAAGAAGTATTTCTAGAAAAAATCTGTGATTCTTATGAATCAGTCGAAAACTTTTTTGGTAGCAAGGCATCAAGTCTTTCTCCAAAGGAAATTGAATTAAATGTTTATCATAAAGGAGTGGGCTTTAAACGTCATACTGATAAAGGCAAAGCAGAAGGTGATATTGGAAGTCGTGAAATCACTTATCTTTATTATTTCTATAATGAGCCAAAAGCTTTTGAAGGTGGAGACTTAGTGCTCTTTGATACAAATAGAAAGACAGGAGCTTGTGGTGATGAGTTTACGAGAATTGCAATCAAAAATAATATGCTTTTATTTTTCCCTAGTGATTGTTGGAATCAAGTGACTCAGTTGAAATCGGAAGGCGCGGATTTCTATTCGGGGCGTTTCACGCTAAATGGTTGGATGCATTCAAAGCCGTAA
- a CDS encoding ABC transporter ATP-binding protein, translated as MRKRLEFFFSKSFLNQMKAFFEQIAPYKKIMSGSLLLSIIANALGLIPALISGKIVDQYLTGENALPAQECENAILLWAAALFAAYTLSEVLGIIQKHIQLRFRTSFNHSLQDKLYRHVLHLPLNFFNKTKSGELISRFTNDISQITSLANQIILTPANALLRLFIILAYCFYLSPMISLGMILILGVLTVLCMYLTRKTRPLYQEMHEKQAVIHGFLSEIFQGIRTVRSHAKEEQEIENHSQRHRDLNNTKIKSNLQIQGIHSLWSFMHAIAASLILAGGAIMIIRGKMSLGELVVVQFFAAQLMSPIFNILSSISATQSGLTCLERYHLILEEDLDNPPDSNKATLNSKIETVAIKDLSFEYIKDTPTLSHISFSMERGKTYALVGSSGSGKSTLADLICGFQQPSSGQILVNNSDIQELNKDDYINHLAIVHQNSFVFDGTIRDNIRYADANLNDEQLLKLCKRAQIFDFIQSLELGLDSYVGENGIKLSGGQKQRLCLARAFAANADLIILDEATSHLDAINECLIQKAVFENKKDIITLIIAHNLSTIKDADQIFVLDQGKIVESGSHQELIKASGPYSSLLNSE; from the coding sequence ATGCGTAAACGACTAGAATTTTTCTTTAGCAAAAGCTTCCTCAATCAAATGAAAGCTTTCTTTGAGCAGATAGCTCCCTACAAAAAGATAATGAGCGGCTCACTACTGCTCTCGATAATTGCCAATGCCCTCGGCCTTATCCCCGCATTAATCAGCGGGAAAATTGTCGATCAATACCTCACGGGTGAAAATGCGCTTCCCGCACAAGAATGCGAAAATGCGATCCTGCTCTGGGCCGCCGCGCTTTTCGCTGCTTATACTTTGAGTGAAGTTCTCGGCATTATTCAAAAGCATATCCAACTTCGCTTTCGAACTTCCTTTAACCATAGCTTACAAGACAAGCTCTATCGCCACGTGCTTCACTTGCCCCTCAATTTTTTCAACAAAACCAAATCGGGTGAACTGATCTCACGCTTCACCAATGATATCAGCCAAATCACTTCTTTAGCGAATCAAATCATCCTCACCCCCGCTAATGCACTACTAAGACTTTTTATCATTCTCGCATATTGTTTTTATTTGAGCCCCATGATTTCACTTGGCATGATCCTCATTCTTGGCGTTTTGACAGTGCTCTGCATGTACCTCACCCGAAAAACTCGCCCCCTCTACCAAGAAATGCACGAGAAGCAAGCGGTCATCCATGGCTTCCTCAGCGAGATCTTCCAAGGTATTCGCACAGTCCGTTCCCATGCTAAAGAAGAACAAGAAATTGAGAATCACAGCCAGCGTCATCGCGACCTTAATAACACCAAGATCAAATCAAACCTGCAAATCCAAGGAATTCATAGCCTCTGGTCCTTTATGCACGCCATTGCTGCTTCACTCATCCTCGCGGGTGGCGCCATTATGATCATTCGTGGAAAAATGAGCCTAGGTGAATTAGTCGTGGTACAATTTTTTGCCGCTCAGCTGATGAGTCCTATCTTTAATATCCTTTCTTCTATTAGTGCGACTCAGTCGGGTCTCACCTGCCTTGAGCGCTATCACCTCATTTTAGAAGAAGATCTTGATAATCCTCCCGACTCAAACAAAGCCACGTTGAATTCAAAAATCGAAACGGTCGCAATCAAGGATTTATCCTTTGAATACATCAAAGACACTCCCACACTCAGCCATATTTCTTTCTCTATGGAAAGAGGAAAGACTTACGCTCTTGTGGGTTCTAGTGGCTCGGGGAAAAGTACTCTCGCCGATCTCATCTGTGGCTTCCAACAGCCCTCTTCAGGACAAATTCTCGTCAATAATAGCGACATCCAAGAACTCAACAAAGATGATTACATCAATCATCTCGCCATTGTTCATCAGAATAGCTTCGTCTTCGATGGCACAATTCGCGATAACATCCGTTATGCTGATGCAAACCTGAATGACGAACAATTGCTCAAGCTCTGTAAACGGGCTCAAATTTTTGATTTCATTCAAAGCCTCGAGCTGGGTCTCGATTCTTATGTGGGGGAAAATGGCATCAAACTCTCTGGCGGCCAAAAACAACGCCTCTGCCTTGCTCGTGCTTTTGCGGCCAATGCTGACCTCATTATCTTAGATGAAGCGACAAGCCATTTGGACGCCATCAATGAGTGCCTCATCCAAAAAGCCGTTTTCGAAAATAAAAAAGATATCATCACCCTCATCATTGCCCACAATCTCAGCACCATCAAAGACGCCGATCAAATCTTCGTCCTCGACCAAGGAAAAATAGTCGAATCCGGCTCCCACCAAGAATTAATTAAGGCAAGCGGTCCTTATTCATCCTTACTCAATTCAGAATGA
- a CDS encoding lasso peptide biosynthesis B2 protein, with amino-acid sequence MLRSLLTFIKLPMKIKLLALEVFLELCLACMQLKSQEFKTLAGKFGEKESESSKASREISPEIKMTKRLIFRIAELLPWKCVCFPQAIAGHRILNKKNLSSTLYLGLLKEKGEMKAHAWLRHHQYIVTGDNGIEQYTVINSFTHEPHDA; translated from the coding sequence ATGCTCAGAAGCCTTCTCACCTTCATCAAACTCCCCATGAAAATTAAACTTTTAGCACTAGAAGTTTTTTTGGAACTTTGCCTGGCTTGCATGCAGTTAAAAAGTCAAGAATTTAAAACTCTTGCGGGAAAATTCGGCGAGAAAGAATCCGAGTCTTCGAAAGCAAGCCGAGAAATAAGTCCTGAAATCAAAATGACCAAGCGACTCATCTTTCGCATTGCTGAACTTCTCCCCTGGAAATGTGTGTGTTTCCCACAGGCCATTGCCGGCCACAGGATTCTCAATAAAAAAAATCTTTCTTCCACCCTTTATCTTGGCCTACTCAAAGAAAAGGGAGAAATGAAAGCTCACGCCTGGTTGCGTCATCATCAATACATCGTCACTGGCGATAATGGCATCGAACAATACACCGTTATCAATAGCTTCACCCATGAGCCCCACGATGCGTAA